From the genome of Magnolia sinica isolate HGM2019 chromosome 12, MsV1, whole genome shotgun sequence:
gaactaggatacgagtcttacacaaCTGGTGAGCAGTCTTGTTCTGCAGCTTTACAAGTTCATCAATGTCTTTGTATGTGTCTTTGTCAGcaaaaagctttagattaaatcATGTCGGTGCTTTTGTTATGCCCTCCTACTTCTCAACTGTCTCTTTCAGTTTGTCAAAGCCTGCATAGGACAAGaagaaacttaatgtatgcttactttACCAGTATAGAGCCATTCAGATTTTCTATTAGTTACCCTaggaatgatatgtagatgaaaatgaggcaaaacaaagcCTTGAGACACTGCTGATATAGAAATTTTCCGTGGtagtgttcttttaaaaatgTTTAGACATTCGCTaaatttcaaatcccaaaacctatgaaATAATTCAAGTTGTAAGTATGGCTAGAAGAAATTCAGATGTTGTaaataacatgacccaaatacaAACTTGGGTTCTCACCAGGCGGGTTATTAAATCGCTGAAAGATTCTCCCTGTTAACATTTGCACCTCCAGTTGTAGAACAATGGCTCCaaaaccttttctagatcatgAATCTTCACCTTATTCATGAAATATTTTCCTAGTGAGGTTTGGTTAGGCGTTCCCCCGAGCCAAACCTGTTTGAAACATGCAAAAGCACCCCATCATTCATCCTTCTGAAATAAGTCctattttaaaaatttgtaagaGACATCCTGTAATGGATCTTTAGAAGGACATTTCAGTGTTCCTGCTTGTTTGGGATTTTTCTCCATTTTTGGGGGCGGATAGGACGTGTCGTGCTCAAATCACCATTCTGGCAACTACATGGTACCTATCCCTGTAAAAGAATATAACTCATCTATAATACCTTTGTTTCTAGGGTTTCGACAAAATCAGCATGTGAAATATATGGTACATGTTGGGTCCATCGCCAACTAGTCCAAGCTCAGCCATATAAGGTCTGGCACAACCATTAGGGCATCCAGTTACCCTTATTACCACTGACTCATTGTACTTGAGGCCAACTTGTAACAACAAAACACCATTTTCAAGTGTCTGGGTGACCCCATGGAAAAATAGGTTTGATGCATATTTTCTATTCATTTTTGGAATACacacaaaaaaaaggaaaaagaaaagaaaatgtgagTATATAGCTTTATGGCTTGCCTTATCAAATACAGCTCGAACCCGCTTGAGAATGTCACGAATTCCACGCTCAGCTTCTACTATTGCTAGAGGGCATAATGGTAGTGCGGGACATGCCATTGCAGTTATATTGGGTGGATCCACATACCTAGGATTCTGTTCACAAAAAAGCTAGTCAAGATCTGCTATGAATAAAAGACATTTGCAACAAGTAAACAAGTAACAGGAGCAGTTGGGATGCTTTTGAAGTCTTGGGAACTCAGACTGACTTGTTTAGTCCTGACTGGAGTCATGACCCAGCTAAGTTGGGCCGAGTTCCCCCGTATTTCAATTCTCACGGTGTTGTATTGGACTTGGGTCCAAATGAGCCTTGAGTCTTAAAACCTTGCTGGGGATTGAGTCTTACCAGAAGACCAGCCTGAGCAAGAGCTGTTGTGATGGGTCGCCTCCATGCACGGCAAACACAAGATAATGTTCTGGTTGGGTGTAAGGCACACATTCAGGTTATACTTCTCAATTATCTCCCTTAACGTCTTCTTCATTGTCCCTCCAATGCGGCCACTATCaacatggagcccacaaaacaTTGCACCATTCCCCTACAGGAGGATATATTAAATGATCAGAAAGCACAAACAGGATGTTGAGATCACAGGACGTTGCCTGGTTAACcatgattttcctcatttttctgCGAATCTGACACCACCAACAACAGTATATTAATGCTACTTGTACAAGATTTGGACAAATACGCATGTTTTGCAATGGTGATAATGCTATACAGTAAAAACATATCCAATACAAACAAAAGTTTGTTAGATCTTCACCTGTCTGATTTGGCTTGAGTGGCCATAACAGGTTTGCTTAACCTGGTTAGGGTGTCTCTTGGTGAATCTAATGCAAAACATTCTCAGGGTGTAGTTGTCTATCGTCTTCACATCTACATGCGCCTCAATCAAGGTTTGCCACTTACAAACCAATGATCTTAATTTGTCGGTTGTAAAATCCATTCCCTGAAAAATCCCAGTCTGATTAGACTCTTCTCTAAAGAGCATAACAAGTGATGGTGGAAAGAACTTTTCCTACCCAAAAGTTTGTGAGGACATTTCCTTCCTTGGATATCCTCTGCTCTAAGAAGGATCTTCCTGCAGACGGATCTTCCTTGGATATGCATGTGTATTAGGACAAGAGCTGCCACACAGATTACTAGGAATGCAGTTGCCCCAATTATTGACCCACGCCCCAACCCTTTCTGATCATGGCTATCATTCTTAGTTGATGTGGAATTACTGATGTTCTGACTTCTCGGCCTGTTATCAGGAGTGATATTTCGCGGTGGACGGACTGGGTTGGTTGCAAACATATTTCCCTCAATACTAGtaagaaacatggagattaatTAGTGAGAAACAGGAAATTGGATATCGAATTCATAAAAGAAACATAAGAAATAAGCATCATACATTCATTAAATGCCTACTGAGATTTGAAATGAGTTCAAACTGCTTAGGAACAACACCGCTGAAGTAGTTGTTTCGAATATTACTGAAACTTAGAGCAGTTAAAATCAGAACTGTGTACTTAGTCTTAAAAAGTGTTGAAGAATAGACAATCCATACAAAGTAAGACACTTAGTTCAAGACATACAGGTATGATAGAGGGAGACCAGCCTGGAAGTCAACTGATCCAGTAAATTGGTTGTTCTGCAGGTCACTGACAGAATTAACCATGATGGTTAATGGAATACAACTCACattgccaaaaaataaaataaaataaaattgtatatATTGAAGAAACTTAGCCCATTAGAATACTTACAGAGCAGTAAGACTCGTCAAGGTAACAAATGAAATGGGCAGATTTCCTGAGAAACTGTTGTAGGATAAATCCCTGAAACATAATTTACACTTTAGAAGACCGTTAAGGTGTCTCCTGAGTCCAACCAGAATAATGCTTCTCCCAGCTCCCCACTATACCATGTATGGATATGTTATCAGAACCACTATACCTTCTATGGTCAcagttttaaaataaattaaactgGCTGTCTTTTATGCTTGTCCAATTGTTGTGATTTCTGAAAGTaagcccatccatggtgggcccactggaggGTATAGTTATAATCACTGTACGCATGGCGCATGTATGGTGGGGATCGAAGAAAAAAATATCATTTAACCCTATAGTTTAATCAATGAAATTATGTCAGTAGAAGTGCACCGAAACTGACTGTGCTGTGAGTAAATGTTTTCTCATGAAATCATTTTAtacttttttttctaaaattaatacTTGCGCAAATATTTCAGGCCAAAATAATTTCCATCTAGTTCATCTACATAACAAAGTCAGCAAATGAAATCTTACATTTGTTTTAGATTCTCCAGACCAGTAAATATGTCCCCAATGGAACCAGAAAGGGAATTGTGACTCAGATTCCTGCACTTGGAAAAAAGATCGGTTGGCAAATATGAGCTGGCTACTCATAAACTAGAGAATTTAACACCCTCACTCATTACAAGAACTTATAAATAACGGAGAGATTTCGAGGAAGCTAAGGAGAATGGAATATTCTGTCTCAGCCGATTGAATGCCAGGTTTCTGCATTGcaggaagaaaacaaaaatatatcttGGAATTGagattcaaataaaataaaataaaataaaaagattaaaTCCTATATAGGAAAAGAAAGTCGTAAAAAGTTATAGACATCTTACATATGGGTTGCACTGGGAGGCAAACATAAAGGAATTACACCATGAATGCTATTGTTACTAACATCCCTGTACAAGGGAAGATTATTTGAATTAGTAAAGATAAATGGAACCAGATCAAATAAAAAGCTTTGTATGTTAAGCTTAACTTACAAAATGcatttcagttcatccaagtgaAGCTAAGCTCATCCCACATGTGCAGATGAACATGGAGGATCTTAAATACACTTGGATGAACTTGGACGCACTTAGATGAAATTAGATGTACGTTAGACTTGTATTGGGTCGGGGCTACAAGATAAATTTCTATAAATTGGGAACAAAAGGAAACGGATTTGCATACAACTGCTGCCAAAACCACTTATTCCTCAAGTGATTGGAGGTTAGCAAGCTCGAAAGCCATCGTTCCAGTGATTTGTAGCCCACAAATTTTGCTGTTGAGGAAATAGAAGTAAAAACGGTTTGCACAAGAAGAGAAATTGAGGACAAAGATAAGAACAGAAGGTGATGTGTtacatggattggatggcatctcCAAAGCATTTGATTCCATCCCAGCTTTCTCCACAGGGGTCACCACCTACAAATTTCCATCCAATGAGTTGGGGTGGGAAGTTCAGGGAGATGTAAAGGCCCCACAGAGTTGCGACTGcaatgagaaaagagaaggggTAACTCAGGAATTCCATTTGATATGCTGAGTGAAAGCGTGAGAATTTCTGTACTAAGACCTATTAAGGAGTTTGCAGACATTGTATTTTTACAACAAATTAATAATGTTGCTAACATTTTGCTCAATCCAATGTGGTTTTTGTGAAACCACTACAATGAGATATTTCATAAAAAGTTTTGGAAGAAAGGTACTTTCAGTTTTAACATGTTTTTGTAAACATGGTATAAATGGCTCTTAATAGAGAAAATATATATTGCAAGATGGGTCAATGTACTAACTTTattatcatttttcatttttatattgcAAAGGTAAGTTATATACATGGGTACAACTAGACGCACTCAACACTAAGAAAGTTGTGCTTTcacatcctcaccattaaaagacAGAGGAGGGAATCCAGTGAGCATTCACTAGCAGTACATCAGTGGGAGTCAAGCCCAGGTCGCCCCACTAGCAGGGAGATTCACTAGCAGCTCCACTAACATGCATACATTGGCTATGTCGACAAGGGAAAACTAGTTTTCAAATCATGTTAACACAAATCAACAATGACGGAGGGTAAAATAAAACATTCCAAACCTCAATTTGTTAGTGTTACAATGTAAAACTTGGTTATAGAATACAACAAGCTTTGGAGTTCTCCCTATGTTTCCCCAATTTTTCTACTTCTATATTTGTAAGCACAATATAAATTTTCACAACAACTCCGACCCTTTGGGAAAAGGCTATGATTATGATGAATACGGTACTGATGGTGATTGGAAAAAGGCTATGATTATGATGAAGATAGTACTGATGGTGATTATTTCCAAAGAATCAATGGATAATACCCAATTGTAAGTTAGGGATGCATTAGTCCAATTCTAGTTTCATCGTCTTTCTAAAATTCTAAATAATGCATAGAGATGGACACACAAAGTCCATGTGCTTCCCTATAGAATGGATTGTTCTCTTTGCACAACAAACCATTTAGCATTcctgttagagagagagagagagagagagagagagagagagtagctatTCTATTTTCCAGCGGCATTTCTCGATAGAAGGAGTTCAGTTTTGGAAATATGCGACCCTTTTGTAGAAGCTTTCatatcattgaaatcctttttatgAACTCTAAGACAAGCTTTTTTCAACAACTAGCTAATTACTCACAGGGCAGCCCATTTCCATTGCTACTTAAAcatacttcttcttcttcagctacATCACAAGTGGTAGTTGCTGCTTACAACGAATTTTCAACATCTTATAATGGCAGACCTTCGGTATCATTGTTCTAAAAAAGCCCTAGACAGGAGCTATTTCGACCCAATATATTTGGGTCTACTGCCCCCATCAGGTTCTTAACAACCATGGGTGATGCCGCAGAACTTGTTGCATAGGACTCTTCTTTAGTTAGCCCTGAGACAGATCGGCCTATCAAATTCAAAAGGCCTGATAAAACAGCCAGGCACATAATGCAGATTTTGGATAAGCAGTGGAGGCAATAAAGGCAGATAGAGAGATCCCTGACATAAAGCCCGGTTATATTGTCCAGCTTAAAGTGGAAGTGCCCGAGAACAAGCGTCGAGTTTCGATTCTGAAAGGCGTTATTATAGCAAGGCGCAATGCTGGTCTGAATACAACATTTAGATTACGGAGGCCGATAACAGGTGTTGGAGTGGAATCTATTTTCCCTTTATACTCTCCCAACATAAAGGAATTCAAAGTGCTGGACAAGAAGGAAGTTAGGAAGGCAAAGCTGTATTACCTTAGGGACAGAATGAATGCTTTCAGGAAATAAGAGCTGTACAAGTGAGACTCTCCCCCCTGATTTTTCTTCCCAATGGATTTGATTGAATTAATTTCCATATTTTATTCGAATGCATCAGCTGATGCTTTTGCACACAAGATGTCTGGGGAAATGGTACCTGGATCCACAGATACCTAACATACGGTTTCATCAGATTGGGTCTAGATTTTGGGTCTGATTAAGAATCCAGATCCTACTCAGTTGGATCGGAGTCCTGTCAATTTTGGGTAATAAAAATCTCTAAATCTGTTCACAGATGTTGGTTCTGATCTAATTAGGTCTATATGTGGGTGCAATGCTTCAAACCCAGTTAAAGTTTCTACCATTCTAGCAAAAAAGAAAAgcaactaagaaagattaaacaCCCAACAGCATTACAGAAAAGGAATTTTCAGGATATTTTGCCAAAAGCCAAGAAATCCAAATGAAGTTTCCAGCTTCCCAGCATTGCAGAACCGAAATCATAGAAGTAAAACAACCACAACACTATACAATAGAAGATTATTTCTGGTTCTGTTGCGTTCCTTGTAGCCCCTCTTCCATGGCTTGGAGATGGGTTCTGGTGTTCTGTTGCTGGTGGCTCAACTTCACCATTACCAGCATTAGAACATTTTATCTCACCTTAGAAGGCTGATTTCTACCTCTAATTAATGAACAGGCACAGAGATTTCTCGTGCAAGATATATGTGTTGGACAAGTGATATTACAAGATACAGAAACAGAGATTTCAATGGCCCATCCGACCGCAACTGATTtcggaaatagagagagagagagagagagagagagagagagagagagagagagagagactaaccgttcttctccttcttgcgacgaaagggggttttgaaaatgctagcgagagagagagagagaggttgggaaacagagagaggggaatgcgacTGAGAGACggggagagggtgagggagagagggagatcgagagatggcgagggagaggctgagtgcgagagagagagagagagagagagagagagagagggtgagggagcctgggagatggagagagggagaaacaGACGAACGCAAAAACCCTAGTTTTGGGAGGTACGCGAGTGGGAGAAAATGGCGAAATGATTTTCATTTGGggaggggcgcgtgacggacgacTCATTAGGACTGtgggttttaggaccgtggggcccaccatgatgtatgttatttatccactccgtccattaaattttaaatattattttaagggttgatgcAAAACACGAGTCAGATCGAAGCTGTAATAAGACCACACGACATATTAATAacagaaatttaatttttatgatttcttattgtgtggtccacttagacctttaatctacataatttttggccCAATCctctgaaattatatatcagaatttatggatggcttagatcaaacacatatatttcaatgggccccatggagccccttaagcaccatcaatatcTAATATGGCTACGATGGGGGGTAGGTTATAGGTACGACtcatttaggtttttggtacggattaaatttgtagcaaatttgctacggatttaatccttACCTGAAAACTTTCAAAGTCCGAActctttgctcgattttttggtagtgagggataccaagacttggaagaagtttagaaattaaactacaactaaaactccttaaaattcgtaatactatttatagtaagtatcctatttgacttgatcacattattctcctaattattctaagtgcTTTTCATGTGGatataactcctaaagcccaacaaatgaagagtaacaatcaaaccaaaacttattaaaaatagtaaaaacgaaaataaacagGGATTTCGACCGTCGATCAGACGGAATCTCATAgatttggcatgggcaacctaTTTAAGCCACGTTAGTTGGCTAGTAGCatgtcctaccctaaaatcatatatggtacatcgagtaagTCATTCCAGTTTacaagatatgcctattttaaggttctgacggtcttaatGACTTTCGCCTCTGATCAgatttctctggtccatcttagacatgaaaatgttcgcgacccactctacatcagtcccctccacttcaaaagaactcatcattGAGTTCTTGTGCTGCTTCTGTTCTTGATACTCAGTTAGGTGCGCGTAAatatacctggatcaaaagttatggtcaattttcGGTTTACCTTCTTTTTGTCCaaccatgttaggaatgtatcggtgccacgtcctacatcagacccctgTACTTGATAAAAACTCATCCTTGAGTTACACAAGGGACTAggctcatgattctgagataacttctaacgttgatgtttattagccttttctcgtacttggcattaagctcttcAGCTAACacaatacatatactcatgctctccttgacttgattAATATGGATCAGTCTATTCACTTGTGCTTGTAAGATCacatattcttcctgataatgtggacaattaggcagacttgccccTAAGACAATATTAATATAGTTTGTATATCtcatatgggaggcaatttattaggaaTTTCATTGAGCACATTTACCTTGAACTCTTGCAACACCAGTTTTAAATCCTTtgggatgttcacaggctccatataatTTCTCTTTTCAACCAATACATCTACATCTCCATCTCCTCAAATTGTTTAATAAAATCATGTTTGGGTATGGGAGACTGTTCCTCAACCTTAGAAGTCATGGGTTGGTTCTCTATTCTTATAAGGgcgaggataatctttttaccgtctttaataaatataaatatgttatCCCAACCTCTATGCATAACATCAATATTATATTGTCATGGTCGACCATGTAACATATGACAAACTTATATATCAACTACGTCACACATGACTtcgtccttataatatttaccaatggaaaaggATATACGACATCATTTGGTTACCTCAGTTTTGTTGTCCTCCTTaatccatccaatcgtgtatgGAGATGGGTGTCTTTTTGTTTTAGttgtagcttttccaccattGTTTTCGACATGAAATTCTCTTTATTCCAGACGTTGATGATCACATTACAAACCTTTTAGTATACACTGCACCTTTAGCGAGTATAACGACTTCCTTATGATCAAAGTGGTGGCTTGCGATTCAGTTTCTGACAGGTCATTCTGTGTTTCTAACCGatagaattcttcagtgtaatatgTGCCGGTTCGATTCCCCTGTCCACAATCTTAGTATTGTTGGAACAATACTTGCTCGTAATCACTACGGAGGAACCGTTATCGTAGAAGGcgtctcatccatggccatgatgagatgggagCCTTGTTCTGTCGGGCaggtgagagttgtaattgctcccaccatacaGAAGCATAAGATTTTAATTTAAAGGCTACAACTTcaccattttatgatatgacatatccatgtaatcaaaatatcctTCTACTTTGGCTAGCTAATCAaggaaatcttctatacataataaaccattaaaaataggaAGTTTGGCCTTACCTCGTtagtctctttcaacacgatATAGACGATCACccccatggattggtcgtcgggcaaagccTTTATCAAGGTACTTGTCATTAGAGCTTGAATTAACTAGTGTAGCACTACGAGAttcaccactggtagtgctctaagAAAATCATAGTTGTGTCGTACAACAACTACGGGCGATTGAGCATCGCCTTGGGCTCAAGACGGAATCAATGCATCCGCAAGACAGTTAAGGgttgcctgcaacccttgcataatcaactgactctcccggtggaaagcttctattcattttgaaagatatcGAATCTCTGAATCATAATCCacaggattttggttcatactATTATTTTTTGCCAACGGCCCGAGGAGAGTCCTCGCTTTAAtccaattgacgtagggatgaatgtgatgaggtcgatcaccatcttcctcaaggataactacttcgaagacacgaagcttctctggtctcatcacaaagacttctcaaatctacgaggaaaaagcaaggaaaatagaaaataaattctataaaatacgtaatttgattgatgaatgatagatgaaataaacatgtgtacaaccctttaaatatggataccaagacttagaagaagtttaggaattaaactacaactaaaacttcctaaaatttgtaacttactataaatagtaaatttagtatttatagtgtcctatttgacttgaccatattattctcctaattattctaagcacttttcgtaTTGGACACAACTGTTAAAGCCCAACGCATGAAGAGttgcaatcaaaccaaaacttactaaaaatagtaaaaacaaaaataaaccgagaatttgaccattgatatgatggaatctcacaaattcatcGTGGGCTAGCTTGtgctatcccaaaatcatatttggtatatcgagtaactcattccggtttgcgagatatgcttattttatggttctgatggtcttgaCGAGTTCCACCTCCAAACAAGTCtcctttggtccatcttggacatgagtGTCCGCAACCCACTCCACATCAAGAATTAAAAGGTATTTGTCTTTCACATGGAATGTGGGAAGAGGCTGCGACAGTCAGTTGTTTGATGAAGGAAAGGAGGGTTCCTAAGACACTTGGGTATAGTTTATTGGTCTTTAATTGGTCTTTAAGGTGTGTTACCACATGAGTGTATATAGGCAAACAATTCGGAAAACCCATCTGTGCAATTAAAATTCAGAAACAAAGGCTTCACAAGCAATAGGTAatcatacaaagaactttctatccTTGCATGGCATTTgctatgattgaggtttgatttttTAACATGTCTTTGCTTGTTGTTATGAAATAGCTTGAAAAGTGAGGAATTCTTGGAAAATGACTGGCCTACAGTTGTTATAACTTGTgatattatcttttaaaaaaaaaaacagttgttaTGATATTGGGGATGGGTTTTCGTAGTTACATGCTTAAGGTTTGTCAATTTGTCATAATGTCGCCCACTTGTAGCTAACCTTTTTTCCCCCATGCATTCAATTTCTCGTGATT
Proteins encoded in this window:
- the LOC131220638 gene encoding sulfite reductase 1 [ferredoxin], chloroplastic-like, which gives rise to MCALHPTRTLSCVCRAWRRPITTALAQAGLLNPRYVDPPNITAMACPALPLCPLAIVEAERGIRDILKRVRAVFDKVWLGGTPNQTSLGKYFMNKVKIHDLEKVLEPLFYNWRCKC